A single genomic interval of Bacteroidota bacterium harbors:
- a CDS encoding aminoacyl-tRNA hydrolase, producing the protein MSKFLIAGLGNIGEEYAFTRHNIGFEVADALALELNKVEGSSAAKLFHTERLASVYEGRFKGKTLMMIKPTTYMNLSGKAVNYWMQAEKIPVSNILVVTDDLALPFGTLRLKKKGSDGGHNGLSDIIETLGTNEFARLRFGIGSDFPKGKQVDYVLQRWSKQEEALLSERIEKAVQIVKSFVSIGIDRTMSDFNNK; encoded by the coding sequence ATGAGTAAATTCCTGATTGCCGGACTGGGAAATATTGGTGAGGAGTATGCATTCACGCGGCACAACATTGGTTTTGAGGTTGCGGATGCATTGGCACTTGAGCTAAACAAAGTGGAAGGTTCCTCTGCTGCTAAACTTTTTCATACCGAAAGACTCGCCTCAGTTTATGAAGGTCGTTTTAAAGGGAAAACCCTTATGATGATCAAGCCAACAACCTATATGAATCTCAGCGGGAAGGCGGTAAATTACTGGATGCAGGCAGAGAAGATTCCTGTTTCAAATATTCTGGTGGTTACCGACGACCTCGCACTTCCTTTTGGTACACTTCGTTTAAAGAAAAAAGGCAGTGACGGAGGGCACAATGGTTTGAGTGACATCATTGAAACTTTAGGAACCAATGAATTTGCCCGTTTACGTTTCGGAATCGGAAGTGATTTCCCGAAAGGGAAACAAGTTGATTATGTATTACAACGCTGGAGTAAACAGGAAGAAGCACTTTTGAGTGAACGCATAGAAAAAGCAGTTCAAATTGTTAAAAGTTTTGTCAGCATTGGTATCGACCGGACTATGTCTGATTTTAACAATAAGTAA
- a CDS encoding ribose-phosphate pyrophosphokinase: MERNVKLFSGTATHYLAEKIAYGYGLPLGEVNVARFSDGEFSPSFDESVRGCDVFIIQSTFAPSDNLMELLLLIDAAKRASAHYITAVIPYFGFARSDRKDKPRVAIASKLVANLLSAAGVTRVITMDLHAPQIQGFFDIPVDHLEPSSLFVPYIESLQLPNLTIAAPDMGGVNRARGYAKYFNAEMVICDKHRKKANEIDTMTVIGDVEGRDIILVDDICDTAGTLTKAADMLFDKGASSVRAFCTHPVLSGKAYERIKNSRLTELVVTDTIPLKEECDKIKVISTAELFSRIVRRVYVYESISQLFLV; the protein is encoded by the coding sequence ATGGAGCGCAACGTGAAACTGTTCTCGGGAACAGCCACCCATTATCTAGCTGAAAAAATTGCTTACGGCTATGGACTTCCCCTTGGTGAAGTGAATGTAGCACGTTTCAGTGACGGCGAATTCTCCCCTTCTTTCGATGAATCAGTGCGGGGTTGTGATGTGTTTATCATCCAGTCGACCTTCGCCCCTTCCGATAACCTGATGGAATTGCTGCTCCTCATCGATGCGGCAAAAAGAGCTTCTGCTCACTACATAACAGCTGTGATCCCGTACTTCGGCTTCGCCCGTTCTGACCGTAAAGACAAACCAAGAGTCGCGATCGCTTCCAAACTGGTTGCGAATCTGCTCAGTGCCGCAGGAGTCACGAGGGTCATTACCATGGATCTTCATGCTCCGCAAATCCAGGGATTCTTTGATATTCCGGTGGATCACCTTGAGCCTTCTTCGCTCTTCGTTCCATATATTGAATCACTTCAGTTGCCAAATCTGACCATCGCTGCTCCGGATATGGGTGGTGTAAACAGAGCCAGAGGTTACGCGAAGTATTTCAATGCGGAAATGGTTATTTGCGATAAGCACCGCAAGAAAGCGAATGAAATCGATACGATGACTGTGATCGGTGATGTGGAAGGTCGTGACATCATTCTTGTTGATGACATCTGCGATACAGCCGGAACACTGACCAAAGCGGCGGATATGCTCTTCGACAAAGGCGCAAGCAGTGTTCGTGCGTTTTGCACGCATCCTGTCCTGAGTGGAAAAGCGTATGAACGAATCAAGAATTCCAGACTCACGGAACTTGTGGTAACAGATACTATTCCTCTGAAAGAAGAATGTGATAAAATAAAAGTCATCTCAACCGCTGAGCTCTTCTCGAGAATTGTACGAAGAGTTTATGTGTATGAGTCGATTAGTCAGTTGTTCCTTGTTTAA
- a CDS encoding lipocalin family protein, translated as MNGNNLSAQFAVLGLVPVEAVFNRTNSTPSTTSTNQNTPDNSTASKPPASSELDPALFGTWMIETITNSGSGSDYAGFTSVRYYTFNEDGTYSEETASAGGGSGWSTSSGRELQSQGWWKIKDGRIHLKNQPDGSFNPMLKHFFHDGNLVFKKDDGKYLIYHK; from the coding sequence TTGAATGGAAATAATTTATCGGCACAATTCGCTGTGCTTGGTTTGGTTCCTGTTGAAGCTGTCTTTAACCGTACGAATTCCACACCCTCAACCACAAGTACAAATCAGAATACACCTGATAATTCAACCGCTTCCAAACCACCCGCAAGCTCCGAACTTGATCCTGCTCTTTTCGGTACCTGGATGATAGAAACCATCACCAATTCCGGCAGTGGATCGGATTACGCAGGTTTTACTTCTGTGCGTTATTATACATTCAATGAGGATGGAACCTATTCCGAAGAAACCGCCTCCGCCGGTGGCGGATCAGGTTGGTCTACTTCCTCAGGCCGAGAATTGCAGTCACAGGGTTGGTGGAAAATTAAAGATGGCCGGATACATTTGAAAAATCAACCCGATGGCTCTTTCAATCCAATGCTCAAACATTTTTTTCACGACGGGAATCTTGTTTTTAAAAAGGATGATGGGAAGTATTTAATTTATCATAAGTAG
- a CDS encoding AAA family ATPase, protein MELNTEMFKTLAGKNGKEEPKKPKLSDFDDLQITDSTPIPVPVPIITISGEIISPEGTITTISGASKSGKSAFTGILLAGAISPDGNIDGLEGVVVQPNVDRKAVLHFDTEQPRYKHQKNLKSILKRCSLQVCPEYFHSYNIRGLDLDQYSTTTSDICKAAFLEHGGIHLIVIDGGADYISDVNDPMQSNQIIKFFEELATCYHTAVVIIIHTNPGSDKERGHLGSHFQRKSDSVIKIKTEGDISYLDSGTALLRNAGRGNINQIQFMYDKEKGYHVGCGIKSLDQATKDAERIELIKKVSLKVFAGQTSLKYAEAIEAIMRESKKGETKAKEYFKEMRVQQMIIKGEDEYWRINLTDQKKDEQV, encoded by the coding sequence ATGGAATTGAATACAGAAATGTTCAAAACCCTTGCCGGGAAGAATGGAAAGGAAGAGCCAAAAAAACCAAAGCTTTCAGATTTCGATGATCTACAAATCACTGACAGTACACCTATTCCCGTACCTGTTCCGATTATTACAATTAGCGGGGAAATAATAAGTCCAGAAGGAACTATCACAACTATAAGCGGAGCAAGTAAGAGCGGAAAAAGTGCATTTACAGGAATACTGTTGGCAGGTGCAATAAGTCCGGATGGAAATATTGATGGATTGGAAGGTGTTGTTGTGCAACCTAATGTTGATAGAAAAGCTGTCCTTCATTTTGATACTGAACAGCCACGGTACAAACATCAAAAGAACTTAAAGTCAATTTTAAAACGATGTTCATTGCAAGTTTGCCCGGAGTATTTTCATTCATACAATATTCGTGGGCTTGATTTGGATCAATATTCAACAACTACTTCCGACATCTGCAAAGCTGCATTTCTCGAACATGGAGGTATTCACTTGATTGTGATTGATGGTGGTGCAGATTATATCAGTGATGTAAACGATCCTATGCAGTCGAATCAAATAATTAAATTCTTTGAAGAATTGGCAACATGCTATCATACAGCTGTTGTAATAATTATACACACAAACCCAGGGAGTGACAAAGAACGTGGACATCTCGGAAGCCACTTTCAGAGGAAAAGCGACAGTGTAATTAAAATAAAAACGGAAGGCGACATTTCCTATCTGGATTCTGGTACAGCATTACTACGAAATGCAGGCAGGGGAAATATTAATCAAATCCAATTCATGTATGATAAAGAGAAAGGGTATCATGTTGGTTGTGGGATAAAGTCATTAGATCAGGCGACAAAGGATGCTGAACGTATTGAATTGATAAAAAAAGTTTCTTTAAAAGTCTTTGCCGGGCAAACATCACTAAAGTATGCTGAAGCTATTGAGGCAATCATGAGAGAATCAAAAAAAGGTGAAACCAAAGCAAAGGAGTACTTTAAGGAAATGAGAGTGCAACAAATGATAATAAAAGGCGAAGATGAATATTGGCGAATAAATCTTACAGACCAGAAAAAGGATGAACAGGTATAG